The nucleotide window CTATCAACACCCTTGTACCTTTGCAAAGTAACTTTTTACCAGCTTGAATTGACTTCCAGCCGTATGATGCATTAGTTCTATTCGACGTCTGTAAGAACGACGACGAATAGTAATACCTACCCTTGTAGATTTTACTTAGCAAAGAGTCCGGTTTCTGATAAATCCTCCACGCTTGCTTAGCTAACAAAGCTATATTGAAAGAGTACAAGTCCCTAAAACCCATACCTCCTTCTTTCTTAGGTAAGCACATCCTCTTCCAAGCCACCCACGGTATTTTCCTTTTTTCGCCATTGTGACCCCACCAAAATTCTGTTAGCAATGAATTAATCTCATCACACGTAGTTTTAGGGAGAAGGAAGCAGCTCATAGGATACACTGGTTTTGCCTGAAGAACTGACTTTATTAATGTTTCCTTTCCAGCCGGAGATAAGAATTTATTATACCAGGGTTGTATTTGAGCTTTAACCTGATTGACCACCCCTTCAAACTCTGAAACTTTACTGCGTCCCATTTGTTCTGGAAGACCCAGATATTTACGACCACCCCCGATCGTATgaatatttaagatatttttaataCGATCACGAACAGAATGATCAATTTTCATTCCAAAAACCACTGAAGACTTCTCCAAGTTAACCTTCTGACCTGATACCTGTTCGTATCGTTGAAGAATCATAGCCATACACTGAGCATCTCTTACAGTTGCCTTGCAGAAGAACAAAGAATCATCCGCAAACAAAAGGTGGCTTACCGTTGGGCAATTCCTGGCTAGTTTCATTCCATTGAAACAGTTCATCTGTTGGGCTGTTACCAACATTTGACTTAGTACCTCCGCACAAAGTAGAAACATATATGGAGATAACGCATCCCCTTGTCTAATCCCACGGGAAGGTCGAAACTGACCGTAAGGGACACCGTTAATAACAACTGAGTATGACACTGATTGAACACATGTCATGATAAGTTGAATCCACCTTGTATCAAAACCCAGTGCCTCCATAGTTGATTCCAGGAATCCCCACTCAACTTTATCGTAGGCTTTACTAATGTCTGTCTTAATTCCCATGTATTGCTCTGAGCAGTCCTTCTTGGTTCTTAAAGCATGCATCAACTCATGCGCCACAAGAATGTTGTCGGATATCTGACGGTTTGGGACAAAAGCTGCTTGAGAATCTGAGATAATAGTTTCTAGGCAACCTTGAAGTCTCAAACATAGGACTTTGGATATCAATTTATAAGCCACTGAACACAGACTGATTGGTCTAAAATCGCTCATGTGATTGGCATCCACAAACTTGGGGATCAAGCAAATATTCGTGTGATTTATATCAGGCTCAAGATCACCTGTCTGAAAGAACCTGTGCACCATCTCACAGACATCTCCACTTATAACATTCCAAAATTGCTGATAAAAGGAGGCTGTAAAGCCATCAGGACCAGGAGCTCTATCAGGTCCAATAAGTGACAAGGCGTTTTTAATCTCAGCATCAGTAACATCTCGGAGAAGCTCTCTATTCATCTCCTCAGTAACCTTTTTGTTGATGTTAGGAAGCACCTCTGACAAAGGGACTGTGTCAGAGCAAGTGAACATCTCAATAAAGTATTCCTCAGCAATTTTCGCAATAGTTTCATCCTGGGTATGAAGAACACCATTCTTATCGTACATATCCTTGAGCTTGTTTTGACTTTTCTTCATCTTAGTCAAGCCGTGATAGAACCGAGTATTCTGGTCTCCTAGATTTAACCATCTGTTTCTACTCTTTAAACACCAATATTCTTCCTCATCCCTGAACGCTTTATTCAACTGCACTCTTAACTCTTGAATATATTCCATTGAGATTGAACTATCACGAAGTGCTTGATCAATACGTCCACGAATCTCCATAATTCTCAGCGCAGAATTAGTCTCATTGTTACGCTTCCATTGAATAATCGATCTTCTACAGTGAGCAAGCTTCTTTGACCAACCCCCAATTGAGCCAAAACTATTCCAAGCTTCGGAAATTGTTTCCACAAAATCCCTATCATGAAACAATCTCTTGTCATATTTGAACCACCCTTTCTTAGACCTCTTCTGATAATCAATAGAAATTATCATTGGCCGATGGTTTGATTCCGCCAGCTCCAAGTATTCAGTGTCAGACACAGGATAGTTTTGTTGCCATGCCGAATTAACCAGAACTCTGTCCAGACAGCATTCAATAATCTCTGTTCTTCTTCGCCCAACCCAACTAAACTGATTTCCCTTAAACCGCAAATCTTCCATAGCACAAATCTGTAACATTGTATTGAAGTTATAGGAACTGTTTAGGGTACGTACACGGCCCCCTTTCTTCTCCTCTGGCTTCGTGATTTCGTTAAAATCACCACACATCATCCACGCACCAGTTCTATTAACCGCAACCCTCTGTAAACGTTCCCAAAGATGATGTCTATGCTGAGGATTAGGATGACCATATATACACGACAAGTAAAACTGAAAAGCTTTATATTTCACATGAAGATCAACCATACGTACATCACTTGAAATACAGGAAACAGATACATAATTTTTCCAGAAAACAGCCAAACCACCACTAAGACCTTCAGGAGGAACCAGAACCATCTGATCAAAGCCCAAATACACCCCTATGTCACGGACATAATCATTGTGCTGCTTTGTTTCTATTAGGAACAACAAGTCTAGGAGATACAGCCGCTGCATCTCCTTTAGACGTCGAACTGTCAGGCGTTGCCCCATGCCTCGACAGTTCCACACCCCGACTCTCATGGGACCTTTGGTGGAACCGGGCCCACCGCGCCTCTGTCAATAGATGGAACCAACTCCTGATCTGATTCTTCACCATAGTCCCTCTGAATCTTGTTGAGAGCATCAGCCGCAGAGTTAGCACCATAATCCTCCACATCAAACTTGTCAACAATCACCACACCAGCCCGCATTTTCTTGCTCCCACAGGCAGTTAAGACTCCATGCTTACGATTGTATACTAGTGCCTTTGATCTCTTACGTTTTCCCACCTGTGGCCTGCTAGTTTCACCAGTCTCGACGGTAGTTCCATACTGAGAAAGACTTCTATCACCCCTCCATTTTTCTTCCCCATCAACTGCCCCTTGATCACTATCGTCAATGAGATCCTCATCATACTCGCCCGTTACCATCTCACCTTCCAACAGCAAATTACCACTAAACTTATTCCTTCTTCCCCTACGCTCTACCGTAGGATCGTTTCTCCCAGAGTATTCCTCCAGTGCCACACCATCTTGTTGAGGAGACCCCCCCGGCGGAGCCTGATCTGCCACATTGGCAGCATGTTCCATGTTAACGTTGCCATCCAGTACCGGTTCAGCCTCACCATCATCCATACCTCCACCTTCATTGTCCTCATCATCTGGCTCACTATCATTTTGAAGATCCTCACCATGCGGAATACACTCCCCTGAATCATGAGTTATCATTCCACACGTTTCACAGAAGCCCCTTAACCTTTCATACCGGAACTTTAAAAGCGTATTCACGCCAAGAGAGAACTGGAAATTCTTCTGGAAACGTAATGGCTGAGCAAGATTCCAATTCAGTTGAACCCTAACGTATTCAACCGCTGCATTAGCCTCTGGGTTAAAATCAACCAGCATGGCCTCGCCCATGATATCACCAATGTTTCTGATGACACCCTCAGTGAGATACTCCATAGGTATGCCCCTTATCTGGACCCAAAACGGAATCTGCATCAGATCATTATCATCCATTTCAGGCATCCACCGCTTAATAACCACCATACGATCATTGAACGCCCAGGGACCCCGATTGAGAACCGACTGCAACAACTCCTCAGACGGGAATACAAACTGGAACTTCCTCCTCTCCACCAAACGGCCCGAGATGATCCCAGAAAGACCCCACATTTTAGGCAGGGATGTCATGAGAGCACGAATGTTCTGCTTACGTTGAATTGTTGGGCGTCCCACCAGTGAAAATTGATTGACCTTCTTGCTTCATTGCAAACCGTCGCCGGCAGAGGCACCGGTTCATCCTCTATCCCCAAAGTGAGATCCTGAATCGCTCTTCGCAAATTATTCGCCATTATCACCAAATAGATATCAAAATGGTAAGAATATAGAATATGATTGGAGTTTTTATGAACAAAGGAGTGAAGAACCCCATAAACATATATAGGGCACCGGGATGGACATAACTCCACTTTAACGGTTACATCGTAATGGTAGAAAGATTCCACTACGGAGATGACACACTTAGTGGTTGGAACCGTCGGAAACTGCCCCACGACCAAGATGAATTGAGGGAAAACCGCTAGGAGAAGAGCGGTTATGATAACAACCGGTTGAAGAAACCATAACTGTAAAATCGCTTTTAGAATCGCACTCATCGCACTCATCGCTCTTTTAGAATAATGTTAGTTTGTATATTATTCTGTTTATCTTTTTTGCCATcgtttcatctctctctctctctctctctctctctctctctctctctctctctctctctctctctctctctctctctctctctctctttctctccctctctctctctctctccctcactctctccctctctctctctctctctctcactctctctctcactctctcactctctctctctctctctctctctctctctctctctctctctctctctctctctctctctctctctctctctctctctctctctctctctctctctctctttctctctcttcaccATCGCCAATTTCGAAATACTCTGATGcaagtttatgttttgttttctatCAATTTTCTTAGaatattttttctcttcttctctaatACATaattctttctctctttctgcaGAACTTGGGTTGAAGATGCCATTGGAGTCTACTCCTATTTCCCAGCTCAATTCATCTAAAAATAATGGAAAATCAGAGTGAGGTCTCTCGGATTTGGGACTACTATCCCAAACTCGGGATGAAAGCTTCCTTGTGGATAAAAAGGTACATACGCTTTGATGAAAAGATACGCactttgaatttcaaaaactgATACACGTTTATAACTACCTTTTTTGCATGATTCACACATTGAAGATGTCAGTTGAATTTCCTCAGCTTAGTTCTTCAAAAAACGAATAAAAACGAAAGCATTGTCAACAACAATTGAGGTAATAAGAAGTTTTTAGGACTctgttatataaatgatttttaagatagatgactactttctctttctttcttttttcctttgACAAAAAAAGGCGATTGCTTAataacaaatcattttttttctgcGGCTTATTCTCAGGAAGACAAAATACTCAACGAACGTGAGTATTTTTCTTTCAGTTAGCTATGAAATTTTTTCAATGTTTTTGagtttcattttcttcacagaAAAGTTTTGGTTATTATGTCTATTGTAGGGTAAAAGAAAGGCTAGGTCATCTTCTTACCACTGAAAAAGATGAAAAtgacatctatatatatatatatatatatatcta belongs to Brassica rapa cultivar Chiifu-401-42 chromosome A07, CAAS_Brap_v3.01, whole genome shotgun sequence and includes:
- the LOC103828420 gene encoding uncharacterized protein LOC103828420, which gives rise to MWGLSGIISGRLVERRKFQFVFPSEELLQSVLNRGPWAFNDRMVVIKRWMPEMDDNDLMQIPFWVQIRGIPMEYLTEGVIRNIGDIMGEAMLVDFNPEANAAVEYVRVQLNWNLAQPLRFQKNFQFSLGVNTLLKFRYERLRGFCETCGMITHDSGECIPHGEDLQNDSEPDDEDNEGGGMDDGEAEPVLDGNVNMEHAANVADQAPPGGSPQQDGVALEEYSGRNDPTVERRGRRNKFSGNLLLEGEMVTGEYDEDLIDDSDQGAVDGEEKWRGDRSLSQYGTTVETGETSRPQVGKRKRSKALVYNRKHGVLTACGSKKMRAGVVIVDKFDVEDYGANSAADALNKIQRDYGEESDQELVPSIDRGAVGPVPPKVP